A region of the Oceanihabitans sp. IOP_32 genome:
AAATTAAACAGTAAAATATACTTTGAAAACTACGTTTTTACCATTGAAGCTTTAGACAATAAACGCATAAAACGTATAAAATTAACTAGAACATAATGGCTAAATTTTTCTATTTATTACTAATTTTAAGCCTTAGTGTATCCTGTCGAGAAGCTACAGTGCCTAAACCCAAAGCGTATTTAAGGTTAGATTATCCCAAAGCCGAATATGTGCCCTCTAATATCAACGTTCCTTTTACATTCGAGGTGAATACCTTAGCGACTAAGGTAGCATTAAAGCCTATAGAGTCTAATACGAGCAGTTATGGTGTTAACCTAGAATATCCAACCTTAAAAGGAACCATATTTTTAACTTATAAAGCGATTGAAAACGATCGAAAGAATTTAATCACTTTTTTGCGTGATGCTCAAAATTTTACCCAAAAACACAATATTAAAGCCGACGGAATTTTAGAAACTGTTTATGAAAGCCCTGAAAATAATACCTTTGGTATGTTTTATGAGGTTGAAGGCAATGCCGCTTCACAGGCGCAATTCTACGTGACCGACAGTACCCGCCATTTTCTAACAGGTTCGCTATATTTCTATGCTAAGCCTAATTACGATTCTATTCTCCCAGCCGCCCATTATCTACAAAAAGACATAAAGCATATTATGGAGACGGTAAGGTGGCGCTAATTAATTTAAGGATGTTTTAGAGGTTTGCTGGCAATTGCCTCAGGTTTTTTAAAGATGGAGAGAACTATACTCAAGCTTAACCCATCTAAATATGTATAACCGTTTTTTATTGGTTTATGGTATTCGAAGTTATATGTTTGCTTGATATTGCCCTTTCTAACAAAAAATAGGGCTTTAGTATATGTTCTATAAATAAAAAAATCTGAATTTGATGTTTACACCAATTAAATTCAGCATTTTTCAGGTCTGTTTATACGCTAAAATACGATACAAGCTTTTATTTGCAATGGACAGTGCAAGCTTATTTCTCGGCAGAATATTTTGGGCACAATAGGTCTTTTTATCCTTAGTGTCGCCGGCTTTTTTACTTAAAGCCCTTCAATGGT
Encoded here:
- the gldD gene encoding gliding motility lipoprotein GldD → MAKFFYLLLILSLSVSCREATVPKPKAYLRLDYPKAEYVPSNINVPFTFEVNTLATKVALKPIESNTSSYGVNLEYPTLKGTIFLTYKAIENDRKNLITFLRDAQNFTQKHNIKADGILETVYESPENNTFGMFYEVEGNAASQAQFYVTDSTRHFLTGSLYFYAKPNYDSILPAAHYLQKDIKHIMETVRWR